In Streptomyces sp. P3, one DNA window encodes the following:
- a CDS encoding serine hydrolase domain-containing protein: MPVPVLGAVSRAASLMRRRVPTCVLGNAGPPSLGDGHAVDRYVPIASLTKVVTGTALTRMAAAGVLALDDPVERWLPAAPATGITLLDLARHTSGLPRLPPGPLPDRDPYAAFDLPALHALLPRLDTLADAPPGSREEYSNFGYAILGAALTAAAGTTYEELATAYVLGPLDIVEMTARPAPERCLQAPGLFGASRRPWTMDGAILPAGGLWATPRAVADLVVRLLVERRLGDPAPSWIRTGSLVWHNGATRLASLFAGAEDDGSWVVVHRLNAEPEETDRLGVTLLGQGRGREPGQDRTAD; this comes from the coding sequence ATGCCCGTTCCCGTTCTCGGCGCCGTGTCGCGGGCGGCGTCGCTCATGCGCCGCCGCGTTCCGACCTGTGTGCTCGGCAACGCAGGTCCGCCGTCTCTCGGCGACGGGCACGCCGTCGACCGCTATGTGCCGATCGCCTCGCTGACCAAGGTCGTCACCGGCACGGCGCTGACCCGGATGGCCGCGGCGGGAGTGCTCGCCCTCGACGATCCGGTCGAGCGGTGGCTGCCCGCGGCCCCCGCCACCGGGATCACCCTGCTCGACCTCGCCCGGCACACCTCCGGCCTCCCCAGGCTGCCGCCGGGCCCCCTGCCGGACCGGGATCCGTACGCCGCCTTCGACCTCCCCGCACTGCACGCGCTCCTCCCCCGGCTGGACACGCTGGCCGACGCTCCGCCGGGGAGCAGGGAGGAGTACTCCAACTTCGGCTACGCGATCCTGGGCGCTGCCCTGACCGCCGCGGCCGGGACGACCTACGAGGAGCTGGCGACGGCGTACGTGCTGGGCCCGCTGGACATCGTGGAGATGACCGCACGCCCCGCCCCCGAGCGGTGCCTGCAGGCCCCGGGGCTGTTCGGCGCTTCCCGCAGGCCCTGGACGATGGACGGGGCGATCCTGCCGGCGGGGGGCCTGTGGGCGACTCCCCGCGCCGTGGCCGACCTGGTCGTGCGACTGCTCGTGGAGCGGCGGCTGGGTGACCCCGCGCCCTCCTGGATACGGACCGGCTCGCTGGTCTGGCACAACGGGGCGACCCGTCTCGCTTCACTGTTCGCCGGGGCCGAGGACGACGGGAGCTGGGTGGTCGTCCACCGCCTCAACGCGGAACCGGAGGAGACGGACCGGCTGGGCGTCACGCTGCTCGGCCAGGGCAGGGGCCGGGAGCCGGGGCAGGACCGGACCGCCGACTGA